In Pseudophryne corroboree isolate aPseCor3 chromosome 3, aPseCor3.hap2, whole genome shotgun sequence, a genomic segment contains:
- the LOC135057337 gene encoding uncharacterized protein LOC135057337, with the protein MALVRELMKHQRQLFGSDASKVSTRRKSVLWGKVIAAVNSEGVVRRTEDTLRQRSSTSRPQPTLPRADDGGNDGSSSAPRTQRPQSQASLTVATRPPKRPRVHAPTAAAAPAPASPPQRRISAVAAVPPLALLASPLSVDPHSPQLSDPAIMSDEGQQSHGQETYTLHLQPIDQTQANMTEDNPVQPQASQTQQMTSTPGTSQIPPEFWSSWAAQQAHHSACLNTQTQHLSSLPHHLPKVSRNSARLIVQVGRIANTMEQMRADNSQMQATHQRIMDEQLRQHQTLIQIIQHNQVINDNLSRTIANNTAAYTQLTASLNILSQNFSAMAQQHVATSSSTTTPTQTPVQSPVRRSSRSRTHEQPQASAPSTQKKKR; encoded by the exons atggctctggtgcgggagctgatgaagcatCAGCGCCAGTTGTTTGGTTCAGATGCATCAAAAGTGTCGACCCGCAGGAAGAGTGTCCTGTGGGGGAAGGTtattgctgctgtgaacagtgagggtgtggtgaggcggaccgaggacacct tacgccagagaagcagcacatccaggccacagccaaccctgcctagagctgatgatggtgggaatgaTG gttcttcgtctgctCCACGCACACAAAGGCCACAATCACAGGCCAGCcttactgtggctacaaggccacccaagaggccccgtgtccacgctcctactgctgctgctgctcctgcacctgcatcacccccccaaaggcgcatctctgcagtggctGCGGTGCCACCACTGGCACTTTTGGCAAGCCCCCTAAGTGTAGATCCACattccccacagttgtctg ATCCGGCCATCATGAGTGACGAGGGCCAGCAGTCCCATGGCCAGGAGACGTAtactctacacctgcagcccatcgaccaaACACAGGCAAACATGACTGAGGACAATCCAGTTCAACCGCAAGCTTCTCAGACTCAACAAATGACCTCAACACCAGGGACAAGCCAAATTCCGCCTGAGTTTTGGTCAAGTTGGGCCGCACAACAGGCACACCACTCTGCGTGTCTCAacacccaaacacaacacctgtctagtttgccccatcatttgcctaaaGTTAGCCGCAACTCTGCCAGACTCATCGTGCAGGTAGGGCGGATAGCAaacacaatggagcagatgagggcagacaattcTCAAATGCAGGCAACCCAtcagcgcatcatggatgagcaactgCGCCAACACCAAACCCTCATACAGATTATCCAGCATAATCAAGTCATAAATGACAATTTGTCGCGAACCATTGCCAACAATACAGCTGCTTATACCCAGCTAACGGCCAGTTTAAATATTTTGAGCCAAAATTTTAGTGCAATGGCACAACAACATGTGGCCACAAGCTCAAGCACAACAACCCCGACCCAAACACCAGTACAATCACCAGTTCGACGAtcaagtcgaagccgcacccacgaacaaccacaagcctctgcacccagcacccaaaaaaagaAAAGATAA